One part of the Symphalangus syndactylus isolate Jambi chromosome 1, NHGRI_mSymSyn1-v2.1_pri, whole genome shotgun sequence genome encodes these proteins:
- the LOC129493256 gene encoding methyl-CpG-binding domain protein 1 isoform X3 gives MAEDWLDCPALGPGWKRREVFRKSGATCGRSDTYYQSPTGDRIRSKVELTRYLGPACDLTLFDFKQGILCYPAPKAHPVAVTSKKRKKPSRPAKTRKRQVGPQSGEVRKEAPRDETKADTDTAPASFPAPGCCENCGISFSGDGTQRQRLKTLCKDCRAQRIAFNREQRMFKRVGCGECAACQVTEDCGACSTCLLQLPHDVASGLFCKCERRRCLRIVERSRGCGVCRGCQTQEDCGRCPICLRPPRPGLRRQWKCVQRRCLRHLAHRLRRRHQRCQRRTSLAVAPPTGKHARRKGGCDSKMAARRRPGAQALPPPPPSQSPEPTEPHPRALAPSPPAEFIYYCVDEDELQPYTNRRQNRKCGACAACLRRMDCGRCDFCCDKPKFGGSNQKRQKCRWRQCLQFAMKRLLPSVWSESDDGAGSPPPYRRRKRPSSARRHHLGPTLKPTLATRTAQPDHTQAPTKQEAGGGFVLPPPGTDLVFLREGASSPVQVPGPVTASTEALLQVKQEKADTQDEWTPGTAVLTSPVLVPGCPSKAVDPGLPSVKQEPPDPEEDKEENKDDSASKLAPEEEAGGAGTPVITEIFSLGGTRFRDTTVWLPSLQGRHSGREDGCKVWETKDTVEPTSTSWNPRGWPGNNVSLLPPPASMMWVSCRRSWCPSSQS, from the exons ATGGCTGAGGACTGGCTGGACTGCCCAGCCCTGGGCCCTGGCTGGAAGCGCCGTGAAGTCTTTCGCAAGTCAGGGGCCACCTGTGGACGCTCAGACACCTATTACCAGAG CCCCACAGGAGACAGGATCCGAAGCAAAGTTGAGCTGACTCGATACCTGGGCCCTGCGTGTGATCTCACCCTCTTCGACTTCAAACAAGGCATCTTGTGCTATCCAGCCCCCAAG GCCCATCCCGTGGCGGTTACCAGCAAGAAGCGAAAGAAGCCTTCAAGGCCAGCCAAGACTCGGAAACGTCAGGTTGGACCCCAGAGTGGTGAGGTCAGGAAGGAGGCCCCAAGGGATGAGACCAAGGCTGACACTGACACAGCCCCAGCTTCATTCCCTGCTCCTGG ATGCTGTGAGAACTGTGGAATCAGCTTCTCAGGGGATGGCACCCAAAGGCAGCGGCTCAAAACGTTGTGCAAAGACTGTCGAG CACAGAGAATTGCCTTCAACCGGGAACAGAGAATGTTTAAG CGTGTGGGCTGTGGGGAGTGTGCAGCCTGCCAGGTAACAGAAGACTGTGGGGCCTGCTCCACCTGCCTCCTGCAGCTGCCCCATGATGTGGCATCGGGGCTGTTCTGCAAGTGTGAACGGAGACGCTGCCTCCGGATTGTGGAAAGG AGCCGAGGGTGTGGAGTATGCCGGGGCTGTCAGACCCAAGAGGATTGTGGCCGTTGCCCCATCTGCCTTCGCCCTCCCCGCCCTGGTCTCAGGCGCCAGTGGAAATGTGTCCAGCGACGTTGCCTACGG CACCTTGCTCACCGCCTGCGTCGCCGTCATCAGAGATGTCAGCGACGCACTTCCCTGGCTGTGGCTCCCCCAACT GGTAAACATGCCCGCCGCAAGGGAGGCTGTGACTCCAAGATGGCTGCCAGGCGGCGCCCCGGAGCCCAGGCACTGCCTCCACCACCCCCATCACAGTCCCCAGAGCCCACAGAGCCG CACCCCAGAGCCCTGGCCCCCTCGCCACCTGCCGAGTTCATCTATTACTGTGTAGACGAGGACGAGCTA caGCCCTACACGAACCGCCGGCAGAACCGCAAGTGCGGGGCCTGTGCAGCCTGCCTACGGCGGATGGACTGTGGCCGCTGCGACTTCTGCTGCGACAAGCCCAAATTCGGGGGCAGCAACCAGAAGCGCCAGAAGTGTCGTTGGCGCCAATGCCTGCAGTTTGCCATG AAGCGGCTGCTGCCCAGTGTCTGGTCAGAGTCTGATGATGGGGCAGGATCGCCCCCACCTTACCGTCGTCGAAAGAGGCCCAGCTCTGCCCGACGGCACCATCTTGGCCCTACCTTGAAGCCCACCTTGGCTACACGCACAGCCCAACCAGACCATACCCAGGCTCCAACGAAGCAGGAAGCAGGTGGTGGCTTTGTGCTACCCCCGCCTGGCACTGACCTTGTGTTTTTACGGGAGGGCGCAAGCAGTCCTGTGCAGGTGCCGGGCCCTGTTACAGCTTCCACAGAAGCCCTGTTGCAG GTGAAGCAAGAGAAGGCGGATACCCAGGACGAGTGGACACCAGGCACAGCTGTCCTGACTTCTCCCGTATTGGTGCCTGGCTGCCCTAGCAAG GCAGTAGACCCAGGCCTGCCATCTGTGAAGCAAGAGCCACCTGACCCTGAGGAGGACAAGGAGGAGAACAAGGATGACTCTGCCTCCAAATTGGCCccagaggaagaggcaggaggggCTGGCACACCCGTG ATCACGGAGATTTTCAGCCTGGGTGGAACCCGCTTCCGAGATACAACAGTCTGGTTGCCAAG TCTGCAGGGCAGGCACTCGGGAAGGGAAGATGGATGTAAAGTGTGGGAGACCAAGGACACAGTGGAGCCCACGAGCACGAGCTGGAACCCACGAGGATGGCCTGGAAACAATGTCAGTCTCTTACCACCTCCAGCTTCGATGATGTGGGTGTCCTGCAGAAGAAGCTGGTGCCCTtcctcacagagttaa
- the LOC129493256 gene encoding methyl-CpG-binding domain protein 1 isoform X8 — protein sequence MAEDWLDCPALGPGWKRREVFRKSGATCGRSDTYYQSPTGDRIRSKVELTRYLGPACDLTLFDFKQGILCYPAPKAHPVAVTSKKRKKPSRPAKTRKRQVGPQSGEVRKEAPRDETKADTDTAPASFPAPGCCENCGISFSGDGTQRQRLKTLCKDCRAQRIAFNREQRMFKRVGCGECAACQVTEDCGACSTCLLQLPHDVASGLFCKCERRRCLRIVERSRGCGVCRGCQTQEDCGRCPICLRPPRPGLRRQWKCVQRRCLRHLAHRLRRRHQRCQRRTSLAVAPPTGKHARRKGGCDSKMAARRRPGAQALPPPPPSQSPEPTEPHPRALAPSPPAEFIYYCVDEDELQPYTNRRQNRKCGACAACLRRMDCGRCDFCCDKPKFGGSNQKRQKCRWRQCLQFAMKRLLPSVWSESDDGAGSPPPYRRRKRPSSARRHHLGPTLKPTLATRTAQPDHTQAPTKQEAGGGFVLPPPGTDLVFLREGASSPVQVPGPVTASTEALLQVKQEKADTQDEWTPGTAVLTSPVLVPGCPSKAVDPGLPSVKQEPPDPEEDKEENKDDSASKLAPEEEAGGAGTPVITEIFSLGGTRFRDTTVWLPRAGTREGKMDVKCGRPRTQWSPRARAGTHEDGLETMSVSYHLQLR from the exons ATGGCTGAGGACTGGCTGGACTGCCCAGCCCTGGGCCCTGGCTGGAAGCGCCGTGAAGTCTTTCGCAAGTCAGGGGCCACCTGTGGACGCTCAGACACCTATTACCAGAG CCCCACAGGAGACAGGATCCGAAGCAAAGTTGAGCTGACTCGATACCTGGGCCCTGCGTGTGATCTCACCCTCTTCGACTTCAAACAAGGCATCTTGTGCTATCCAGCCCCCAAG GCCCATCCCGTGGCGGTTACCAGCAAGAAGCGAAAGAAGCCTTCAAGGCCAGCCAAGACTCGGAAACGTCAGGTTGGACCCCAGAGTGGTGAGGTCAGGAAGGAGGCCCCAAGGGATGAGACCAAGGCTGACACTGACACAGCCCCAGCTTCATTCCCTGCTCCTGG ATGCTGTGAGAACTGTGGAATCAGCTTCTCAGGGGATGGCACCCAAAGGCAGCGGCTCAAAACGTTGTGCAAAGACTGTCGAG CACAGAGAATTGCCTTCAACCGGGAACAGAGAATGTTTAAG CGTGTGGGCTGTGGGGAGTGTGCAGCCTGCCAGGTAACAGAAGACTGTGGGGCCTGCTCCACCTGCCTCCTGCAGCTGCCCCATGATGTGGCATCGGGGCTGTTCTGCAAGTGTGAACGGAGACGCTGCCTCCGGATTGTGGAAAGG AGCCGAGGGTGTGGAGTATGCCGGGGCTGTCAGACCCAAGAGGATTGTGGCCGTTGCCCCATCTGCCTTCGCCCTCCCCGCCCTGGTCTCAGGCGCCAGTGGAAATGTGTCCAGCGACGTTGCCTACGG CACCTTGCTCACCGCCTGCGTCGCCGTCATCAGAGATGTCAGCGACGCACTTCCCTGGCTGTGGCTCCCCCAACT GGTAAACATGCCCGCCGCAAGGGAGGCTGTGACTCCAAGATGGCTGCCAGGCGGCGCCCCGGAGCCCAGGCACTGCCTCCACCACCCCCATCACAGTCCCCAGAGCCCACAGAGCCG CACCCCAGAGCCCTGGCCCCCTCGCCACCTGCCGAGTTCATCTATTACTGTGTAGACGAGGACGAGCTA caGCCCTACACGAACCGCCGGCAGAACCGCAAGTGCGGGGCCTGTGCAGCCTGCCTACGGCGGATGGACTGTGGCCGCTGCGACTTCTGCTGCGACAAGCCCAAATTCGGGGGCAGCAACCAGAAGCGCCAGAAGTGTCGTTGGCGCCAATGCCTGCAGTTTGCCATG AAGCGGCTGCTGCCCAGTGTCTGGTCAGAGTCTGATGATGGGGCAGGATCGCCCCCACCTTACCGTCGTCGAAAGAGGCCCAGCTCTGCCCGACGGCACCATCTTGGCCCTACCTTGAAGCCCACCTTGGCTACACGCACAGCCCAACCAGACCATACCCAGGCTCCAACGAAGCAGGAAGCAGGTGGTGGCTTTGTGCTACCCCCGCCTGGCACTGACCTTGTGTTTTTACGGGAGGGCGCAAGCAGTCCTGTGCAGGTGCCGGGCCCTGTTACAGCTTCCACAGAAGCCCTGTTGCAG GTGAAGCAAGAGAAGGCGGATACCCAGGACGAGTGGACACCAGGCACAGCTGTCCTGACTTCTCCCGTATTGGTGCCTGGCTGCCCTAGCAAG GCAGTAGACCCAGGCCTGCCATCTGTGAAGCAAGAGCCACCTGACCCTGAGGAGGACAAGGAGGAGAACAAGGATGACTCTGCCTCCAAATTGGCCccagaggaagaggcaggaggggCTGGCACACCCGTG ATCACGGAGATTTTCAGCCTGGGTGGAACCCGCTTCCGAGATACAACAGTCTGGTTGCCAAG GGCAGGCACTCGGGAAGGGAAGATGGATGTAAAGTGTGGGAGACCAAGGACACAGTGGAGCCCACGAGCACGAGCTGGAACCCACGAGGATGGCCTGGAAACAATGTCAGTCTCTTACCACCTCCAGCTTCGATGA
- the LOC129493256 gene encoding methyl-CpG-binding domain protein 1 isoform X35 codes for MAEDWLDCPALGPGWKRREVFRKSGATCGRSDTYYQSPTGDRIRSKVELTRYLGPACDLTLFDFKQGILCYPAPKAHPVAVTSKKRKKPSRPAKTRKRQVGPQSGEVRKEAPRDETKADTDTAPASFPAPGCCENCGISFSGDGTQRQRLKTLCKDCRAQRIAFNREQRMFKRVGCGECAACQVTEDCGACSTCLLQLPHDVASGLFCKCERRRCLRIVERSRGCGVCRGCQTQEDCGRCPICLRPPRPGLRRQWKCVQRRCLRHLAHRLRRRHQRCQRRTSLAVAPPTGKHARRKGGCDSKMAARRRPGAQALPPPPPSQSPEPTEPHPRALAPSPPAEFIYYCVDEDELQPYTNRRQNRKCGACAACLRRMDCGRCDFCCDKPKFGGSNQKRQKCRWRQCLQFAMKRLLPSVWSESDDGAGSPPPYRRRKRPSSARRHHLGPTLKPTLATRTAQPDHTQAPTKQEAGGGFVLPPPGTDLVFLREGASSPVQVPGPVTASTEALLQAVDPGLPSVKQEPPDPEEDKEENKDDSASKLAPEEEAGGAGTPVITEIFSLGGTRFRDTTVWLPRSKDLKKPGARKQ; via the exons ATGGCTGAGGACTGGCTGGACTGCCCAGCCCTGGGCCCTGGCTGGAAGCGCCGTGAAGTCTTTCGCAAGTCAGGGGCCACCTGTGGACGCTCAGACACCTATTACCAGAG CCCCACAGGAGACAGGATCCGAAGCAAAGTTGAGCTGACTCGATACCTGGGCCCTGCGTGTGATCTCACCCTCTTCGACTTCAAACAAGGCATCTTGTGCTATCCAGCCCCCAAG GCCCATCCCGTGGCGGTTACCAGCAAGAAGCGAAAGAAGCCTTCAAGGCCAGCCAAGACTCGGAAACGTCAGGTTGGACCCCAGAGTGGTGAGGTCAGGAAGGAGGCCCCAAGGGATGAGACCAAGGCTGACACTGACACAGCCCCAGCTTCATTCCCTGCTCCTGG ATGCTGTGAGAACTGTGGAATCAGCTTCTCAGGGGATGGCACCCAAAGGCAGCGGCTCAAAACGTTGTGCAAAGACTGTCGAG CACAGAGAATTGCCTTCAACCGGGAACAGAGAATGTTTAAG CGTGTGGGCTGTGGGGAGTGTGCAGCCTGCCAGGTAACAGAAGACTGTGGGGCCTGCTCCACCTGCCTCCTGCAGCTGCCCCATGATGTGGCATCGGGGCTGTTCTGCAAGTGTGAACGGAGACGCTGCCTCCGGATTGTGGAAAGG AGCCGAGGGTGTGGAGTATGCCGGGGCTGTCAGACCCAAGAGGATTGTGGCCGTTGCCCCATCTGCCTTCGCCCTCCCCGCCCTGGTCTCAGGCGCCAGTGGAAATGTGTCCAGCGACGTTGCCTACGG CACCTTGCTCACCGCCTGCGTCGCCGTCATCAGAGATGTCAGCGACGCACTTCCCTGGCTGTGGCTCCCCCAACT GGTAAACATGCCCGCCGCAAGGGAGGCTGTGACTCCAAGATGGCTGCCAGGCGGCGCCCCGGAGCCCAGGCACTGCCTCCACCACCCCCATCACAGTCCCCAGAGCCCACAGAGCCG CACCCCAGAGCCCTGGCCCCCTCGCCACCTGCCGAGTTCATCTATTACTGTGTAGACGAGGACGAGCTA caGCCCTACACGAACCGCCGGCAGAACCGCAAGTGCGGGGCCTGTGCAGCCTGCCTACGGCGGATGGACTGTGGCCGCTGCGACTTCTGCTGCGACAAGCCCAAATTCGGGGGCAGCAACCAGAAGCGCCAGAAGTGTCGTTGGCGCCAATGCCTGCAGTTTGCCATG AAGCGGCTGCTGCCCAGTGTCTGGTCAGAGTCTGATGATGGGGCAGGATCGCCCCCACCTTACCGTCGTCGAAAGAGGCCCAGCTCTGCCCGACGGCACCATCTTGGCCCTACCTTGAAGCCCACCTTGGCTACACGCACAGCCCAACCAGACCATACCCAGGCTCCAACGAAGCAGGAAGCAGGTGGTGGCTTTGTGCTACCCCCGCCTGGCACTGACCTTGTGTTTTTACGGGAGGGCGCAAGCAGTCCTGTGCAGGTGCCGGGCCCTGTTACAGCTTCCACAGAAGCCCTGTTGCAG GCAGTAGACCCAGGCCTGCCATCTGTGAAGCAAGAGCCACCTGACCCTGAGGAGGACAAGGAGGAGAACAAGGATGACTCTGCCTCCAAATTGGCCccagaggaagaggcaggaggggCTGGCACACCCGTG ATCACGGAGATTTTCAGCCTGGGTGGAACCCGCTTCCGAGATACAACAGTCTGGTTGCCAAG GTCCAAAGACCTTAAAAAACCTGGAGCTAGAAAGCAGTAG
- the LOC129493256 gene encoding methyl-CpG-binding domain protein 1 isoform X15, which translates to MAEDWLDCPALGPGWKRREVFRKSGATCGRSDTYYQSPTGDRIRSKVELTRYLGPACDLTLFDFKQGILCYPAPKAHPVAVTSKKRKKPSRPAKTRKRQVGPQSGEVRKEAPRDETKADTDTAPASFPAPGCCENCGISFSGDGTQRQRLKTLCKDCRAQRIAFNREQRMFKRVGCGECAACQVTEDCGACSTCLLQLPHDVASGLFCKCERRRCLRIVERSRGCGVCRGCQTQEDCGRCPICLRPPRPGLRRQWKCVQRRCLRHLAHRLRRRHQRCQRRTSLAVAPPTGKHARRKGGCDSKMAARRRPGAQALPPPPPSQSPEPTEPHPRALAPSPPAEFIYYCVDEDELQPYTNRRQNRKCGACAACLRRMDCGRCDFCCDKPKFGGSNQKRQKCRWRQCLQFAMRLLPSVWSESDDGAGSPPPYRRRKRPSSARRHHLGPTLKPTLATRTAQPDHTQAPTKQEAGGGFVLPPPGTDLVFLREGASSPVQVPGPVTASTEALLQEAQCSGLSWVVALPQVKQEKADTQDEWTPGTAVLTSPVLVPGCPSKAVDPGLPSVKQEPPDPEEDKEENKDDSASKLAPEEEAGGAGTPVITEIFSLGGTRFRDTTVWLPRSKDLKKPGARKQ; encoded by the exons ATGGCTGAGGACTGGCTGGACTGCCCAGCCCTGGGCCCTGGCTGGAAGCGCCGTGAAGTCTTTCGCAAGTCAGGGGCCACCTGTGGACGCTCAGACACCTATTACCAGAG CCCCACAGGAGACAGGATCCGAAGCAAAGTTGAGCTGACTCGATACCTGGGCCCTGCGTGTGATCTCACCCTCTTCGACTTCAAACAAGGCATCTTGTGCTATCCAGCCCCCAAG GCCCATCCCGTGGCGGTTACCAGCAAGAAGCGAAAGAAGCCTTCAAGGCCAGCCAAGACTCGGAAACGTCAGGTTGGACCCCAGAGTGGTGAGGTCAGGAAGGAGGCCCCAAGGGATGAGACCAAGGCTGACACTGACACAGCCCCAGCTTCATTCCCTGCTCCTGG ATGCTGTGAGAACTGTGGAATCAGCTTCTCAGGGGATGGCACCCAAAGGCAGCGGCTCAAAACGTTGTGCAAAGACTGTCGAG CACAGAGAATTGCCTTCAACCGGGAACAGAGAATGTTTAAG CGTGTGGGCTGTGGGGAGTGTGCAGCCTGCCAGGTAACAGAAGACTGTGGGGCCTGCTCCACCTGCCTCCTGCAGCTGCCCCATGATGTGGCATCGGGGCTGTTCTGCAAGTGTGAACGGAGACGCTGCCTCCGGATTGTGGAAAGG AGCCGAGGGTGTGGAGTATGCCGGGGCTGTCAGACCCAAGAGGATTGTGGCCGTTGCCCCATCTGCCTTCGCCCTCCCCGCCCTGGTCTCAGGCGCCAGTGGAAATGTGTCCAGCGACGTTGCCTACGG CACCTTGCTCACCGCCTGCGTCGCCGTCATCAGAGATGTCAGCGACGCACTTCCCTGGCTGTGGCTCCCCCAACT GGTAAACATGCCCGCCGCAAGGGAGGCTGTGACTCCAAGATGGCTGCCAGGCGGCGCCCCGGAGCCCAGGCACTGCCTCCACCACCCCCATCACAGTCCCCAGAGCCCACAGAGCCG CACCCCAGAGCCCTGGCCCCCTCGCCACCTGCCGAGTTCATCTATTACTGTGTAGACGAGGACGAGCTA caGCCCTACACGAACCGCCGGCAGAACCGCAAGTGCGGGGCCTGTGCAGCCTGCCTACGGCGGATGGACTGTGGCCGCTGCGACTTCTGCTGCGACAAGCCCAAATTCGGGGGCAGCAACCAGAAGCGCCAGAAGTGTCGTTGGCGCCAATGCCTGCAGTTTGCCATG CGGCTGCTGCCCAGTGTCTGGTCAGAGTCTGATGATGGGGCAGGATCGCCCCCACCTTACCGTCGTCGAAAGAGGCCCAGCTCTGCCCGACGGCACCATCTTGGCCCTACCTTGAAGCCCACCTTGGCTACACGCACAGCCCAACCAGACCATACCCAGGCTCCAACGAAGCAGGAAGCAGGTGGTGGCTTTGTGCTACCCCCGCCTGGCACTGACCTTGTGTTTTTACGGGAGGGCGCAAGCAGTCCTGTGCAGGTGCCGGGCCCTGTTACAGCTTCCACAGAAGCCCTGTTGCAG GAGGCCCAGTGCTCTGGCCTGAGTTGGGTTGTGGCCTTACCCCAGGTGAAGCAAGAGAAGGCGGATACCCAGGACGAGTGGACACCAGGCACAGCTGTCCTGACTTCTCCCGTATTGGTGCCTGGCTGCCCTAGCAAG GCAGTAGACCCAGGCCTGCCATCTGTGAAGCAAGAGCCACCTGACCCTGAGGAGGACAAGGAGGAGAACAAGGATGACTCTGCCTCCAAATTGGCCccagaggaagaggcaggaggggCTGGCACACCCGTG ATCACGGAGATTTTCAGCCTGGGTGGAACCCGCTTCCGAGATACAACAGTCTGGTTGCCAAG GTCCAAAGACCTTAAAAAACCTGGAGCTAGAAAGCAGTAG
- the LOC129493256 gene encoding methyl-CpG-binding domain protein 1 isoform X47 — MAEDWLDCPALGPGWKRREVFRKSGATCGRSDTYYQSPTGDRIRSKVELTRYLGPACDLTLFDFKQGILCYPAPKAHPVAVTSKKRKKPSRPAKTRKRQVGPQSGEVRKEAPRDETKADTDTAPASFPAPGCCENCGISFSGDGTQRQRLKTLCKDCRAQRIAFNREQRMFKRVGCGECAACQVTEDCGACSTCLLQLPHDVASGLFCKCERRRCLRIVERSRGCGVCRGCQTQEDCGRCPICLRPPRPGLRRQWKCVQRRCLRGKHARRKGGCDSKMAARRRPGAQALPPPPPSQSPEPTEPHPRALAPSPPAEFIYYCVDEDELKRLLPSVWSESDDGAGSPPPYRRRKRPSSARRHHLGPTLKPTLATRTAQPDHTQAPTKQEAGGGFVLPPPGTDLVFLREGASSPVQVPGPVTASTEALLQVKQEKADTQDEWTPGTAVLTSPVLVPGCPSKAVDPGLPSVKQEPPDPEEDKEENKDDSASKLAPEEEAGGAGTPVITEIFSLGGTRFRDTTVWLPRSKDLKKPGARKQ; from the exons ATGGCTGAGGACTGGCTGGACTGCCCAGCCCTGGGCCCTGGCTGGAAGCGCCGTGAAGTCTTTCGCAAGTCAGGGGCCACCTGTGGACGCTCAGACACCTATTACCAGAG CCCCACAGGAGACAGGATCCGAAGCAAAGTTGAGCTGACTCGATACCTGGGCCCTGCGTGTGATCTCACCCTCTTCGACTTCAAACAAGGCATCTTGTGCTATCCAGCCCCCAAG GCCCATCCCGTGGCGGTTACCAGCAAGAAGCGAAAGAAGCCTTCAAGGCCAGCCAAGACTCGGAAACGTCAGGTTGGACCCCAGAGTGGTGAGGTCAGGAAGGAGGCCCCAAGGGATGAGACCAAGGCTGACACTGACACAGCCCCAGCTTCATTCCCTGCTCCTGG ATGCTGTGAGAACTGTGGAATCAGCTTCTCAGGGGATGGCACCCAAAGGCAGCGGCTCAAAACGTTGTGCAAAGACTGTCGAG CACAGAGAATTGCCTTCAACCGGGAACAGAGAATGTTTAAG CGTGTGGGCTGTGGGGAGTGTGCAGCCTGCCAGGTAACAGAAGACTGTGGGGCCTGCTCCACCTGCCTCCTGCAGCTGCCCCATGATGTGGCATCGGGGCTGTTCTGCAAGTGTGAACGGAGACGCTGCCTCCGGATTGTGGAAAGG AGCCGAGGGTGTGGAGTATGCCGGGGCTGTCAGACCCAAGAGGATTGTGGCCGTTGCCCCATCTGCCTTCGCCCTCCCCGCCCTGGTCTCAGGCGCCAGTGGAAATGTGTCCAGCGACGTTGCCTACGG GGTAAACATGCCCGCCGCAAGGGAGGCTGTGACTCCAAGATGGCTGCCAGGCGGCGCCCCGGAGCCCAGGCACTGCCTCCACCACCCCCATCACAGTCCCCAGAGCCCACAGAGCCG CACCCCAGAGCCCTGGCCCCCTCGCCACCTGCCGAGTTCATCTATTACTGTGTAGACGAGGACGAGCTA AAGCGGCTGCTGCCCAGTGTCTGGTCAGAGTCTGATGATGGGGCAGGATCGCCCCCACCTTACCGTCGTCGAAAGAGGCCCAGCTCTGCCCGACGGCACCATCTTGGCCCTACCTTGAAGCCCACCTTGGCTACACGCACAGCCCAACCAGACCATACCCAGGCTCCAACGAAGCAGGAAGCAGGTGGTGGCTTTGTGCTACCCCCGCCTGGCACTGACCTTGTGTTTTTACGGGAGGGCGCAAGCAGTCCTGTGCAGGTGCCGGGCCCTGTTACAGCTTCCACAGAAGCCCTGTTGCAG GTGAAGCAAGAGAAGGCGGATACCCAGGACGAGTGGACACCAGGCACAGCTGTCCTGACTTCTCCCGTATTGGTGCCTGGCTGCCCTAGCAAG GCAGTAGACCCAGGCCTGCCATCTGTGAAGCAAGAGCCACCTGACCCTGAGGAGGACAAGGAGGAGAACAAGGATGACTCTGCCTCCAAATTGGCCccagaggaagaggcaggaggggCTGGCACACCCGTG ATCACGGAGATTTTCAGCCTGGGTGGAACCCGCTTCCGAGATACAACAGTCTGGTTGCCAAG GTCCAAAGACCTTAAAAAACCTGGAGCTAGAAAGCAGTAG